The Actinomycetes bacterium genome has a segment encoding these proteins:
- a CDS encoding lytic transglycosylase domain-containing protein: MSRTSIRNVGIAALAASSGVGLLGMSGAAAALAPAHKTSPVSPSVVLVGETKAELLSTAKSTATSTATSSTHHKRRTPRQLGRDMAKARGWGAGQFRCLDSLWTNESGWRVHAHNGSGAYGIPQALPGPKMATAGANWRNSAKTQIRWGLRYIKNRHRTPCLAWHYWRSHGWY; the protein is encoded by the coding sequence ATGTCCCGGACCTCGATCCGGAACGTCGGCATCGCCGCCCTCGCCGCGTCCAGCGGTGTCGGTCTCCTCGGGATGAGCGGTGCGGCGGCCGCGCTCGCGCCTGCGCACAAGACCTCTCCGGTCTCCCCGAGTGTCGTCCTCGTCGGCGAGACCAAGGCTGAGCTGCTCAGCACTGCCAAGAGCACCGCCACGTCGACGGCCACGAGCAGCACGCACCACAAGCGACGGACGCCGCGCCAGCTCGGGCGCGACATGGCCAAGGCGCGTGGCTGGGGCGCGGGGCAGTTCCGGTGCCTGGACTCCTTGTGGACCAACGAGTCCGGATGGCGGGTGCATGCCCACAACGGCAGCGGGGCGTACGGCATCCCGCAGGCTCTCCCTGGCCCCAAGATGGCCACCGCGGGCGCGAACTGGCGCAACAGCGCGAAGACGCAGATCCGATGGGGTCTTCGCTACATCAAGAACCGGCACCGGACACCGTGCCTCGCCTGGCACTACTGGCGGTCGCACGGCTGGTACTGA
- a CDS encoding PhoH family protein, which produces MADIAAVPALDAARGRRAYVLDTSVLLSDPLALLRFDEHEVVLPVVVITELEGKRSHPELGYFARQALRLLDDLRIRHGRLDEPLPLNDVGGTVRVELNHTDPSILPAGFRLGDNDSRILAVALNVRAEGRDVTLVSKDLPMRVKASAVGLPAEEYRAELAVESGWTGLAELDLTGEELDRLYEDGSLDHPAAAELPCHTGLVLLSERGSGLGRVTPDKRVRLVRGDREAFGLHGRSAEQRIALDLLLDPDVGIVSLGGRAGTGKSALALCAGLEAVLERRQHRRVVVFRPLFAVGGQELGYLPGTEAEKMTPWGQAVFDTLSALTTTEVVEEVVDRGMLEVLPLTHIRGRSLHDAFVIVDEAQSLERNVLLTVLSRIGQGSRVVLTHDVAQRDNLRVGRHDGVVAVVEKLKGHPLFAHVTLTRSERSPIAALVTEMLEDLPY; this is translated from the coding sequence GTGGCCGACATCGCTGCCGTTCCCGCCCTCGACGCCGCTCGCGGCCGGCGGGCGTACGTGCTCGACACCAGCGTCCTGCTCTCGGACCCCTTGGCGTTGTTGCGCTTCGACGAGCACGAGGTGGTCCTGCCGGTGGTGGTCATCACCGAGCTCGAGGGCAAGCGGAGCCATCCCGAGCTCGGCTACTTCGCGCGCCAGGCGCTGCGTCTCCTCGACGACCTGAGGATCCGCCACGGGCGGCTCGACGAGCCGCTCCCGCTCAACGACGTGGGCGGCACCGTACGGGTCGAGCTCAACCACACCGACCCGAGCATCCTTCCCGCCGGGTTCCGGCTGGGTGACAACGACAGCCGCATCCTCGCGGTCGCACTCAACGTCCGGGCCGAGGGACGCGACGTCACACTGGTCTCGAAGGACCTGCCCATGCGCGTCAAGGCCTCCGCGGTCGGGCTGCCCGCGGAGGAGTACCGCGCCGAGCTGGCCGTCGAGTCCGGCTGGACCGGGCTCGCCGAGCTCGACCTGACCGGTGAGGAGCTCGACCGGCTCTACGAGGACGGGTCGCTCGACCACCCTGCCGCTGCCGAGCTGCCCTGCCACACCGGCCTCGTCCTGCTCTCGGAGCGGGGCAGCGGGCTGGGCCGGGTCACGCCCGACAAGCGGGTCCGTCTCGTGCGGGGAGACCGCGAAGCCTTCGGCCTGCATGGGCGAAGCGCCGAGCAGCGCATCGCGCTCGACCTTCTCCTCGATCCCGACGTAGGCATCGTCTCGCTGGGCGGACGGGCCGGCACCGGCAAGTCCGCGCTCGCGCTGTGCGCGGGCCTCGAGGCTGTCCTCGAGCGGCGCCAGCACCGACGCGTCGTGGTGTTCCGCCCTCTCTTCGCGGTCGGCGGCCAGGAGCTCGGCTACCTCCCCGGCACCGAGGCGGAGAAGATGACGCCGTGGGGGCAGGCGGTCTTCGACACGCTGTCCGCACTCACCACCACCGAGGTCGTCGAGGAGGTCGTCGACCGCGGCATGCTCGAGGTGCTGCCGCTCACCCACATCCGCGGCCGTTCCCTGCACGATGCCTTCGTCATCGTGGACGAGGCCCAGTCGTTGGAACGCAACGTCTTGCTCACCGTCCTCTCGCGCATCGGGCAGGGCTCGCGCGTCGTGCTCACCCACGACGTCGCGCAGCGGGACAACCTCCGGGTGGGCCGCCACGACGGCGTGGTCGCCGTCGTCGAGAAGCTCAAGGGCCATCCACTGTTCGCTCACGTCACCTTGACGCGGTCGGAGCGTTCACCGATCGCGGCTCTCGTGACCGAGATGCTCGAGGACCTGCCGTACTGA
- a CDS encoding MBL fold metallo-hydrolase, with protein sequence MGELPRVTYVGHSTLRVDLGGRSVLTDPVLGRSVEGVLWRYAAMPGPSTWQGVDLVVLSHLHHDHCDLPSLRRIGHDVPVLVPAGGGEWLARQGFRAVHEMDLGDVYVDGQLRVRAVPAVHSGRRRAGPIARALGYVLSAGTGSTYFAGDTDLFDAMSDLGDVDVALLPVWGWGPDIGPGHLDPVRAVEATARLRARHVVPIHYGTLFPVGLKSLLGKDFGTQGAVFAELVRRSGLDVHVALTPPGQLAAVES encoded by the coding sequence ATGGGTGAGTTGCCGCGGGTGACGTACGTCGGTCATTCGACCTTGCGTGTGGATCTCGGCGGCCGCAGCGTCCTCACCGATCCCGTGCTCGGCCGCAGCGTCGAGGGGGTGCTGTGGCGATACGCGGCGATGCCCGGTCCGTCGACATGGCAGGGCGTCGACCTCGTAGTCCTCTCGCACCTGCACCACGACCATTGCGATCTCCCTTCGCTCCGGAGGATCGGTCACGACGTGCCCGTCCTCGTCCCTGCCGGCGGCGGTGAATGGTTGGCACGTCAGGGTTTTCGCGCCGTCCACGAAATGGATCTGGGTGACGTCTACGTCGACGGCCAACTGCGCGTCCGTGCTGTCCCTGCTGTGCATTCGGGGCGACGCCGTGCCGGACCGATCGCGAGGGCGCTCGGGTACGTCCTGTCGGCCGGCACGGGATCGACGTACTTCGCCGGCGACACCGACCTCTTCGACGCGATGAGCGATCTCGGCGACGTCGACGTGGCGCTGCTTCCCGTGTGGGGATGGGGACCCGACATCGGACCGGGCCATCTCGACCCGGTGCGCGCCGTGGAGGCGACGGCTCGGCTCCGTGCCCGTCACGTGGTGCCGATCCACTACGGAACCCTGTTCCCGGTGGGATTGAAATCGTTGCTGGGCAAGGACTTCGGTACGCAGGGAGCGGTGTTCGCCGAGCTCGTACGACGAAGCGGTCTGGACGTGCACGTGGCGCTCACGCCTCCGGGTCAGCTCGCCGCAGTCGAATCCTGA